Below is a window of Burkholderia cepacia DNA.
ATCGCACCGGTTCGCAACGATGCGACCCCGCGCCGCGACGCAATCGCCCTTACACCGACAAGCCGCCTGACACCTCGATCGCGGTGCCGTTCACGAAACTGGCTTCGTCTGACGCGAGGAATGCATAGACGCTCGCAATTTCGCCCGGCGTGCCGAGGCGCCGCTGCCAGCACCCCAGTCGGTTCTGAATTCCCCCGGCTTCAACTGCAAGCAGATGCCGACGGGGGCGTCACGATGTGCAGCCACGGGCAACCGGAGGCGAGCGCCGCGAAGATCCCGCCTCGCCCGGACGGAGGCCAGCGACCGGACGGATTGCTCCAGAGAAGGGATACTCCGGGGCAGTTTCTGTACAATCCCGGAGTGCAGCACGCTGCAGGTGTAAATTTCACCCGGCTGCACACTTTCATACTGTACCTGAGTATAGTATATTCCCATCTACCGACAGGAAAGAGGCCATGCCTTACAGTCCCAAAGAAAAGAAGCAAGCGCTCACCCGGGTTCGCCGTATTCGCGGGCAAGCGATCGCTCTTGAGCAGGCGCTTGAAGAGAACGCCGAATGCGCTGCGATTCTTCAGCAGCTTGCGGCCGTCCGGGGTGCGGTCAACGGTTTGATGGCAGCCGTGCTGGAAAGCTATCTGCGAGAAGAATTTCCGGAGAGTGAAACCGCGACCGACTCGCAGAGAAAGTCCATCGAGGAAACCATCTCTATCGTTCGGTCCTACCTCCGATAACCGGTGCCAGGGCGGCGCCAGGTTTCGGATATCTAACTTGGTTGAGGAAGCGAAATCATGAAATCACGTGCAGCTGTTGCCTTCGGGCCTGGAAAGCCGCTGGAAATCGTCGAGATTGACGTCGAGCCGCCGCGCAAGGGCGAGGTTCTCGTGAAAATCACGCACACCGGTGTTTGCCATACCGATGCGTTCACGTTGTCGGGTGACGATCCGGAAGGCGTGTTCCCGGCCGTCCTCGGTCACGAGGGTGCAGGCGTCGTCGTTGAAGTCGGCGAAGGCGTCACCAGCGTGAAGCCCGGCGATCACGTCATTCCGCTCTACACCGCGGAATGTGGCGAGTGCCTGTTCTGCAAGTCGGGCAAAACCAACCTTTGCGTGGCGGTTCGTGCGACACAGGGCAAGGGGCTCATGCCGGACGGCACGACGCGCTTCTCGTACAACGGACAGCCGCTGTTCCACTACATGGGCTGTTCGACGTTCAGCGAATACACCGTGGTCGCGGAAGTCTCGCTCGCCAAGATCAACCCGCAAGCCAATCCCGAGCACGTCTGTCTGCTTGGCTGCGGCGTTACCACCGGCATCGGCGCGGTTCACAACACCGCCAAGGTTCAACCCGGCGACTCGGTGGCCATCTTCGGTCTCGGCGGTATCGGTCTGGCCGCCGTTCAGGGTGCGCGACAGGCCAAGGCCGGTCGCATCATCGCCATCGATACCAACCCGGAAAAATTCACGCTGGCTCGCGTGTTCGGCGCAACCGACTGCCTGAACCCGAACGACTACGAGAAGCCGATCCAGGAAGTCCTCGTCGAGATGACCGGCTGGGGCGTCGACCACACCTTCGAGTGTATCGGCAACGTCAACGTCATGCGCGCTGCGCTCGAATCGGCTCACCGTGGCTGGGGCCAGTCGATCGTGATCGGCGTCGCGGGTGCCGGGAAGGAAATCTCGACCCGTCCGTTCCAGCTGGTTACCGGCCGGGTCTGGAAAGGCTCGGCATTCGGTGGCGTAAAGGGACGCTCCCAGCTGCCGGGCATGGTGGAAGATGCAATGAAAGGCGAAATCGATCTCGCCCCGTTCGTCACGCACACCATGGGCCTCGACAAGATCAACGACGCATTTGACCTGATGCACGAAGGCAAGTCGATTCGTACGGTCATTCACTACTGATGCCGGCCTGGCTGCGCGGCGCTACGCCGCGCAGTCTTTCACTGCCCAAGGAGAGCTATTGTGAGTGCAATCTCTATCCCTCCGCCAGTGAACAACGGAACGCATCACGAACATCCCGGTTTTCCCGGCGGCATGCTCCAGTGCCGCTGTGCCGGCGACAAGGTCGAAGTTGCCGTCGCGGCGCAAACATTGCACAACCACGCCTGCGGTTGTACCCAATGCTGGAAGCCTGCCGGTGCAACCTTCGCCATTGTCGAGGTCGTGCCGCGCGACAAGGTGAACGTGCTTGCGCACCCTGAAATGCTTTACATCGTCGACGAGCATGCAGCCATTCAACGACATGCCTGCCGGGAATGCGGCGCCCATACGTTCGGTCGCATTGAAAACCGGCAGCATGCGTTCTACGGCCTTGACTTCGTTCACACCGAACGCTCTTCCCAAGAGGGCTGGTCGGAGCCGCGCTTTGCCGCGTTCGTCTCGTCGGTCATTGAAAGCGGCATCCCGCCTTCGAAGATGGCGGAGATTCGCGACAGGCTGCGCGAACTCGATCTCGAGCCGTACGACTGTCTTTCTCCGGGCCTGATGGACGCACTGGCCATTCACGCGGCCAAGCAGAAGGGCACTTACCGCGGAGCCCGAACTCGCCATTGCCGTTCTTGTACCCCTCGTCGTCCTCGCGATCTGGTTGACCGTACATCGAATCAAGAACGCCCATAGCGACACGAAACACCGAAACGCATTCGACTGACTGGCTGTCACCTGGAAACGTCACAGCCACACCATCTGCTCAAATTTGGAGAGAACCCATGGAACGCGTTGAACATCACGCCAGCTTCGACGGCTGGCAGGACGTCTATCAACACCATTCCGAAACGCTCGACTGCATGATGAGGTTCGGCGTATACCTGCCCCCGCAAGCGGCTCACGGCAAGCTACCGGTCCTCTACTGGCTGTCCGGCCTCACCTGCACTGAACAGAACTTCATGACCAAGGCCGCGGCTCAACGTTACGCGGCCGAACATGGCGTCATCGTTGTCGCGCCGGACACGAGCCCGCGTGGCGAGGGTGTCGCTGACGACGCTGCGTACGATCTCGGCCAGGGCGCAGGTTTCTATGTCAACGCAACGCAATCCCCGTGGGCCGCACATTATCGGATGTACGACTACGTCGTCCACGAGCTGCCCGCGCTGATCGAAGCCAGCTTGCCCGCCACGGATGCGAGAAGCATCAGCGGTCATTCGATGGGCGGGCACGGCGCCCTGGTCATTGCGCTGCGCAACCCGGGCCGCTATCGAAGCGTGTCGGCGTTCTCGCCCATCGTCGCACCATCCAGGGTTCCCTGGGGGCAGAAGGCTTTCCTCGCCTATCTCGGAGATGACCAGGAAGCCTGGAAGCAATACGACACCGTCGAACTCGTCCGTACCGCACCGGAACGCTTGCCGCTGTTGGTCGACCAGGGCCTTGACGACGAGTTTCGCGAAAAGCAGCTCCGGCCGGAGCTGCTTCGCGAGGCTTGCGAGGCTGTCGATCACCCGCTTCAGCTCAACCTGCGGCCGGATCATGACCACAGCTATTACTTCATCGCCAGCTACATCGGCGAGCACATTGCACACCATGCGTCTGCGCTGAAGCGCTGAGCGAGAGGAGAGCAAATCGTGTTCAGGGCCGCCGGCAAACGACATCACGTCGTGATCGTGGGTGCGGGCTTCGGTGGACTCGACGTCGTCAACGGCCTGACCAATTCCGAAGTCGACATCACGAACGCTACGCTTACTCGGCCGGCCAAACCTATTTCCCGGATGGCGTCGCACGACAGCACTGGTATCAGCCGGCCAATCAAGGGGCCGAAATCAAGATCGGGGAAAAGCTCGGCTGGTTGCGCTCGCTCGACACGGCGGCGGACGGCACCGCGAAGCCTTGATCGGTCTTTATATTGAATTCGCGCGAGTCCGGCACCAACACGAACTGCAGGAGAAGAACACCATGTCAAACGATTCGTCCGGCAAACGCTCCCGTCCCTCCACGGAGGGCTTCGTGGATGTGCGCGGTGCGCGAGAACACAATCTGAAGGATGTGGACGTCGTCATCCCGCGCGATGCACTGGTGGTATTTTCCGGCGTTTCCGGTTCTGGCAAATCCTCCCTTGCGTTCGGTACGATCTATGCCGAGGCGCAGCGGCGCTATTTCGAGTCCGTTGCCCCTTATGCGCGGCGCCTGATCGACCAGGTGGGCGTCCCGGATGTGGATGCCATCGACGGTCTGCCGCCGGCGGTGGCGCTGCAACAGCAACGCGGGGCCAGCAACGCGCGCTCTTCGGTAGGAAGCCTGACGACCTTGTCCAGTCTGGTGCGAATGATGTACTCGCGTGCCGGTGCGTATCCGGCCAACCAGCCGATGCTCTACGCCGAGGACTTCTCGCCGAACACGCCGCAAGGCGCATGCGCGAGCTGCCACGGTCTCGGTCGCGTGTACGAAGTCACCGAAGCGACGATGGTACCGGACCCGTCATTGAGCATACGCGAACGGGCGATCGCCGCCTGGCCGCCGGCCTGGCACGGGCAGAACCTGCGTGACATCCTCGTCACCCTCGGCTACGACGTCGATCGACCGTGGCGCGATCTACCGAAGAAAGACCGGGACTGGATTCTGTTCACCGAAGAGGCACCGACGGTACCGGTCTACGCGGGCCTGACGCCCGCTGAAACCCGCGCGGCCCTCAAGCGCAAGCTCGAGCCGAGCTACATGGGCACCTTCACCGGGGCGCGGCGCTACGTCCTGCATACCTTCGCCAATACCCAGAGCGCGCTGATGCGAAAGCGCGTGTCGCGCTTCATGGAGGGCAAGCTGTGCCCCGCTTGCCACGGCAAGCGACTCAAGGCCGAGGCACTCTCGG
It encodes the following:
- the gfa gene encoding S-(hydroxymethyl)glutathione synthase, encoding MSAISIPPPVNNGTHHEHPGFPGGMLQCRCAGDKVEVAVAAQTLHNHACGCTQCWKPAGATFAIVEVVPRDKVNVLAHPEMLYIVDEHAAIQRHACRECGAHTFGRIENRQHAFYGLDFVHTERSSQEGWSEPRFAAFVSSVIESGIPPSKMAEIRDRLRELDLEPYDCLSPGLMDALAIHAAKQKGTYRGARTRHCRSCTPRRPRDLVDRTSNQERP
- the fghA gene encoding S-formylglutathione hydrolase; the protein is MERVEHHASFDGWQDVYQHHSETLDCMMRFGVYLPPQAAHGKLPVLYWLSGLTCTEQNFMTKAAAQRYAAEHGVIVVAPDTSPRGEGVADDAAYDLGQGAGFYVNATQSPWAAHYRMYDYVVHELPALIEASLPATDARSISGHSMGGHGALVIALRNPGRYRSVSAFSPIVAPSRVPWGQKAFLAYLGDDQEAWKQYDTVELVRTAPERLPLLVDQGLDDEFREKQLRPELLREACEAVDHPLQLNLRPDHDHSYYFIASYIGEHIAHHASALKR
- the frmR gene encoding formaldehyde-responsive transcriptional repressor FrmR, with translation MPYSPKEKKQALTRVRRIRGQAIALEQALEENAECAAILQQLAAVRGAVNGLMAAVLESYLREEFPESETATDSQRKSIEETISIVRSYLR
- a CDS encoding S-(hydroxymethyl)glutathione dehydrogenase/class III alcohol dehydrogenase — protein: MKSRAAVAFGPGKPLEIVEIDVEPPRKGEVLVKITHTGVCHTDAFTLSGDDPEGVFPAVLGHEGAGVVVEVGEGVTSVKPGDHVIPLYTAECGECLFCKSGKTNLCVAVRATQGKGLMPDGTTRFSYNGQPLFHYMGCSTFSEYTVVAEVSLAKINPQANPEHVCLLGCGVTTGIGAVHNTAKVQPGDSVAIFGLGGIGLAAVQGARQAKAGRIIAIDTNPEKFTLARVFGATDCLNPNDYEKPIQEVLVEMTGWGVDHTFECIGNVNVMRAALESAHRGWGQSIVIGVAGAGKEISTRPFQLVTGRVWKGSAFGGVKGRSQLPGMVEDAMKGEIDLAPFVTHTMGLDKINDAFDLMHEGKSIRTVIHY